One Synechococcus sp. CC9605 genomic window carries:
- the infC gene encoding translation initiation factor IF-3, whose translation MPPRPRFDRRAPVRELPNINDRINYPQLRVVDSDGAQLGVISREEALDVARDRELDLVLVSEKADPPVCRIMDYGKFKFEQEKKAKEAKKKSHQTEVKEVKMRYKIDQHDYDVRIGQAQRFLKAGDKVKCTVIFRGREIQHTALAETLLRRMAKDLEEKAEIQQAPKREGRNMIMFLTPRKTPLVKKEEKEQAANKAVRTIPAPPRPTAAKVASPQG comes from the coding sequence ATGCCCCCACGTCCCCGTTTTGACCGTCGTGCCCCGGTTCGGGAGCTGCCCAACATCAACGACCGGATCAACTACCCCCAGTTGCGGGTGGTCGACTCAGACGGCGCTCAGCTGGGCGTGATCAGCCGCGAAGAAGCCCTGGATGTGGCCCGCGACAGGGAACTGGATCTAGTGCTAGTGAGCGAGAAGGCTGACCCACCGGTCTGCCGGATCATGGATTACGGCAAGTTCAAGTTCGAGCAGGAAAAGAAAGCCAAAGAGGCCAAGAAGAAGTCGCACCAGACCGAAGTTAAGGAGGTCAAGATGCGCTACAAGATCGATCAGCACGACTACGACGTGCGGATCGGCCAGGCGCAGCGCTTCCTCAAAGCGGGCGACAAGGTGAAGTGCACCGTAATCTTCCGCGGCCGCGAGATTCAGCACACCGCGCTGGCGGAAACCCTGCTGCGGCGGATGGCAAAGGATCTAGAGGAAAAGGCCGAGATCCAGCAGGCCCCCAAGCGGGAGGGCCGCAACATGATCATGTTCCTCACCCCGCGCAAAACACCGCTGGTGAAGAAGGAGGAAAAGGAGCAAGCCGCCAACAAGGCCGTGCGCACCATTCCGGCACCACCCAGGCCCACCGCAGCCAAGGTGGCCAGCCCCCAGGGCTAA
- the miaA gene encoding tRNA (adenosine(37)-N6)-dimethylallyltransferase MiaA, protein MNSSNPLVITLLGPTASGKTALALDIAERLDLPVFNVDSRQLYREMDIGTAKPTAEQQARIPHHLLDLRTPDQPITLQEFQAIATPCINAALEQRDVALLVGGSGLYLKALTSGLQPPAVAPQPQLRQQLTALGQQICHPLLQAADPKAAAKIAPADAVRTQRALEVLYGSGQPMSRQATAAPPPWRVLELGLNPANLRQRIQQRTEQLYRDGLVDETQRLSERYGADLPLLQTIGYSEALQMIGGSLTTTEAVRITSQRTRQFAKRQRTWFRRQHNPHWLPDQATLTDAMTLIEQHLR, encoded by the coding sequence TTGAACAGCTCCAACCCCCTGGTGATCACCCTGCTCGGGCCCACCGCCAGCGGCAAGACCGCCCTGGCGTTGGACATCGCCGAACGGCTGGATCTGCCGGTGTTCAACGTGGATTCCCGCCAGCTCTACAGGGAGATGGACATCGGAACCGCTAAGCCGACGGCGGAGCAACAGGCGCGGATACCGCACCATCTGCTGGACCTGCGCACGCCCGATCAGCCGATCACGCTGCAGGAATTTCAGGCGATCGCCACCCCCTGCATCAACGCTGCTCTAGAGCAGCGGGACGTGGCGCTGCTGGTGGGCGGCAGCGGCCTCTATCTCAAGGCCCTCACCAGCGGTCTTCAGCCTCCTGCCGTGGCACCCCAGCCGCAACTGCGCCAGCAGCTGACGGCCCTGGGCCAGCAGATCTGCCATCCCCTGCTGCAGGCCGCCGACCCCAAGGCCGCTGCCAAAATCGCCCCTGCCGATGCCGTGCGCACCCAACGCGCCCTTGAGGTGCTCTACGGCTCCGGGCAACCGATGAGCCGGCAGGCCACAGCCGCCCCTCCGCCCTGGCGGGTGCTGGAACTGGGCCTCAACCCCGCCAACCTGCGCCAACGCATCCAGCAACGTACCGAGCAGCTCTACCGCGATGGGCTGGTGGACGAGACCCAGCGCCTGAGCGAGCGCTACGGCGCTGATCTGCCATTGCTGCAGACCATCGGCTACAGCGAAGCGCTGCAGATGATTGGCGGCAGCCTGACCACAACAGAAGCGGTGCGAATCACCAGCCAACGCACCCGCCAGTTCGCCAAACGCCAACGCACCTGGTTCCGGCGTCAGCACAACCCCCACTGGCTGCCCGACCAGGCAACGCTGACGGATGCGATGACGTTGATCGAACAACATCTAAGGTGA
- the gyrB gene encoding DNA topoisomerase (ATP-hydrolyzing) subunit B codes for MSDASKVQNAYGAEQIQVLEGLEPVRKRPGMYIGSTGPRGLHHLVYEVVDNSVDEALAGHCDRIVVVLGEDGSASVSDNGRGIPTDVHPRTGKSALETVLTVLHAGGKFGAGGYKVSGGLHGVGVSVVNALSEWVQVTVRRQGQVHRQRFERGAAIGVLASESQPAAESGETGTTVCFKPDLEIFTGGIVFDYATLSARLRELAYLNGGVRIVFRDERESARDGEGNPHEETYFYEGGIKEYVAYMNKEKDALHPDIIYVNSEKDGVQVEAALQWCSDAYSDSILGFANNIRTVDGGTHIEGLKTVLTRTLNAFAKKLGKRKESDSNLAGENIREGLTAVLSVKVPEPEFEGQTKTKLGNTEVRGIVDNLVGEALSQFLEFNPSVIGLILEKAIQAFNAAEAARRARELVRRKSVLESSTLPGKLADCSSRDPGESEIYIVEGDSAGGSAKQGRDRRFQAILPLRGKILNIEKTDDAKIYKNTEIQALITALGLGIKGEDFDVKNLRYHRVVIMTDADVDGAHIRTLLLTFFYRYQKELVEGGYIYIACPPLYKVERGKNHTYCYNEGDLQKTLEGFGEKANYTIQRFKGLGEMMPKQLWETTMDPTTRTMKRVEIEDALEADRIFTILMGDKVAPRREFIETHSAELDMAALDI; via the coding sequence ATGAGCGACGCTTCCAAGGTCCAGAACGCCTACGGCGCCGAGCAGATTCAGGTGCTGGAGGGGCTTGAGCCCGTCCGCAAGCGCCCAGGCATGTACATCGGCTCCACCGGGCCGCGGGGTTTGCACCACCTGGTGTACGAGGTTGTTGATAACTCGGTGGATGAAGCCCTGGCGGGCCATTGCGACCGCATCGTTGTGGTCCTCGGTGAAGACGGCTCCGCCTCAGTGAGCGATAACGGCCGCGGCATTCCCACCGATGTGCACCCCCGCACCGGCAAGAGCGCCTTGGAGACAGTCCTCACGGTGCTGCACGCCGGCGGAAAATTTGGCGCCGGTGGTTACAAGGTTTCTGGCGGCCTCCACGGCGTTGGCGTTTCGGTGGTGAACGCCCTGAGCGAATGGGTGCAGGTGACGGTGCGAAGGCAGGGCCAGGTGCATCGCCAGCGTTTTGAGCGCGGCGCTGCCATCGGGGTGCTGGCGTCGGAGTCGCAGCCTGCAGCTGAATCCGGTGAGACCGGCACCACCGTCTGCTTCAAGCCCGACCTTGAAATCTTCACCGGCGGCATCGTCTTCGACTACGCCACTCTTTCGGCCCGTTTGAGGGAGCTGGCTTATCTGAACGGCGGCGTGAGGATTGTCTTCCGCGATGAGCGGGAGTCAGCCCGGGATGGGGAAGGCAATCCCCATGAGGAGACTTACTTCTACGAAGGCGGCATCAAGGAATACGTCGCCTACATGAACAAGGAGAAGGACGCCCTTCATCCGGACATCATTTACGTGAATTCCGAGAAGGATGGCGTCCAAGTGGAGGCAGCCCTGCAGTGGTGCTCCGATGCCTATTCCGACAGCATCCTTGGCTTCGCCAACAACATCCGCACCGTGGATGGCGGCACCCACATTGAAGGCTTGAAGACGGTGCTCACCCGCACCCTCAACGCCTTCGCCAAGAAGCTGGGCAAACGCAAGGAATCAGATTCCAATCTTGCGGGGGAGAACATCCGTGAAGGCCTGACGGCAGTGCTCTCGGTGAAGGTGCCGGAACCGGAATTCGAAGGTCAAACCAAGACCAAACTCGGCAACACCGAGGTGCGGGGCATCGTCGACAACCTGGTGGGAGAGGCCCTCAGTCAGTTCCTCGAGTTCAATCCCTCCGTCATCGGCCTGATCCTCGAGAAGGCGATCCAGGCGTTTAACGCCGCTGAGGCCGCCCGCCGGGCAAGGGAACTGGTGCGGCGCAAGAGCGTGCTGGAGAGCTCAACCCTGCCCGGAAAACTTGCTGATTGCAGCTCTCGCGATCCCGGCGAATCCGAGATCTACATCGTGGAGGGCGACTCCGCCGGTGGCTCGGCCAAGCAGGGCCGGGACCGTCGCTTCCAGGCGATCCTGCCGCTACGGGGCAAGATTCTCAACATCGAGAAAACAGACGACGCCAAGATCTACAAGAACACCGAGATTCAGGCGTTGATCACCGCTTTGGGTCTGGGGATCAAGGGTGAGGACTTCGATGTGAAGAACCTCCGTTACCACCGGGTCGTGATCATGACCGACGCCGACGTGGACGGCGCCCATATACGCACCCTGCTGCTCACCTTCTTCTACCGCTATCAGAAGGAGCTGGTGGAAGGCGGTTATATCTACATCGCCTGTCCGCCGCTCTACAAAGTTGAGCGCGGCAAGAACCACACCTATTGCTACAACGAAGGAGATCTGCAGAAGACCCTGGAGGGCTTCGGCGAGAAGGCCAATTACACGATCCAGCGCTTCAAGGGTCTTGGCGAAATGATGCCCAAGCAGCTCTGGGAAACCACCATGGATCCCACCACGCGCACGATGAAGCGGGTGGAGATCGAAGATGCCCTCGAGGCTGATCGCATCTTCACGATCCTGATGGGCGACAAGGTGGCGCCCCGCCGGGAATTCATCGAGACCCACAGCGCAGAGCTGGATATGGCGGCTCTCGACATTTGA
- a CDS encoding FluC/FEX family fluoride channel: MAGSAPEAVLVGLGAIPGAWLRLKVVNHFQPMVPKKHWGTFLVNVVACFALGLVLALNETCTASTGIALLMGVGFFGSLSTFSTFAVELLNELRAGQLLTALVLAVASIGVGLLACAVGYGIGTHA, encoded by the coding sequence GTGGCTGGCTCCGCGCCTGAGGCTGTCTTGGTGGGTCTTGGGGCGATCCCCGGGGCCTGGCTGCGCCTGAAGGTGGTGAACCACTTTCAGCCGATGGTGCCGAAGAAGCACTGGGGCACCTTTCTGGTGAATGTAGTGGCCTGTTTTGCCCTGGGCCTGGTGCTGGCGCTGAATGAAACCTGCACGGCGAGCACTGGTATCGCCTTGCTGATGGGTGTGGGCTTTTTCGGCAGTCTCAGCACTTTTTCCACCTTCGCCGTGGAGCTGCTCAACGAGCTGCGTGCTGGCCAGTTGCTGACGGCGTTGGTGCTGGCGGTGGCCTCCATTGGGGTCGGCCTGCTGGCCTGTGCAGTCGGTTACGGAATAGGGACCCATGCCTGA
- a CDS encoding FluC/FEX family fluoride channel — MPEAKPGLQLELLELLLVGAGAVPGALLRWQLALYLGDQNLLVNVLGAALLGFLSGLPAAPRRQLLLGIGFCGSVTTFSSWMLAAVKHLSAGDWAAALGLIGLTLGLGLGAAALGFNLGRRLKPPEPPQSPT; from the coding sequence ATGCCTGAAGCGAAGCCCGGCCTGCAACTGGAATTGCTGGAGCTGTTGCTGGTTGGTGCCGGTGCCGTGCCCGGGGCCCTGCTGCGCTGGCAGCTGGCTCTATATCTAGGGGATCAGAACCTGCTGGTGAATGTTCTGGGGGCCGCCCTGTTGGGCTTCCTGTCCGGGCTCCCCGCCGCGCCACGGCGGCAGTTGCTGCTTGGCATTGGCTTTTGCGGTTCCGTGACCACCTTCAGTAGTTGGATGCTGGCGGCCGTGAAGCACCTCAGTGCTGGTGATTGGGCCGCCGCATTGGGCTTGATCGGGCTGACCCTCGGGCTGGGACTTGGCGCCGCAGCCCTGGGATTCAACCTCGGGCGACGGCTCAAGCCGCCAGAGCCGCCTCAATCGCCGACTTGA
- a CDS encoding glutathione peroxidase: protein MAISVSAVSVTTPDGSSKSLGDYAGKVLLIVNVASRCGFTKQYAGLQALNEAYAAKGLAVLGFPCNDFGAQEPGSLDEIKSFCSTTYGADFELFEKVHAKGSTTEPYTTLNQMEPSGDVEWNFEKFLVGKNGTVIARFKSGVTPEDLKSAIEAALAA from the coding sequence ATGGCGATCAGCGTCAGTGCCGTCTCCGTCACCACCCCTGACGGCAGCAGCAAATCCCTGGGCGATTACGCCGGCAAGGTGCTGCTGATCGTGAACGTGGCCAGCCGCTGTGGCTTCACCAAGCAGTACGCGGGTCTGCAGGCCCTCAATGAGGCCTATGCCGCCAAGGGCCTGGCGGTGCTGGGCTTCCCCTGCAACGACTTCGGCGCCCAGGAGCCCGGCAGCCTGGACGAAATCAAGAGCTTCTGCTCCACCACCTACGGCGCTGACTTCGAACTGTTCGAGAAGGTGCACGCCAAAGGCAGCACCACGGAGCCCTACACCACCCTCAATCAGATGGAACCCTCCGGTGATGTGGAGTGGAACTTCGAGAAGTTCCTGGTGGGCAAAAACGGCACCGTGATCGCTCGCTTCAAGAGCGGCGTCACCCCTGAAGACCTCAAGTCGGCGATTGAGGCGGCTCTGGCGGCTTGA
- the mgtE gene encoding magnesium transporter: MTEASGLSSAGVSVEPDLLAEAVSHELAAILQAGNYDAVKLLLEPVQPVDIAEAIGNLPANLQAIAFRLLSKDEAISVYEYLDTATQQSLLSLLRSGEMREVVEEMSPDDRARLFEELPAKVVRQLLTELSPDERKVTAELLGYRAETAGRLMTTEYIAFKENQTAGVALEIVRRRARDTETIYSLYVTDAERRLTGILSLRDLVTADPQARIGDVMTEEVLSVSTDTDQEKVARTIQRYDFLAVPVVDLEQRLVGIVTVDDVIDVIEQEATRDLYAAGAVQAGDDDDYFSSNLFTVARRRVVWLAVLVLASFFTSEVIAANEDVLQRVVLLAAFIPLLGGTGGNVGAQSSTVVIRGLSTQSISSLGPLRAIGREAMAGALLGVLMMLLVVPFAWWRGESALVGLSVGMSLLAITTLAATAGAAFPLLFDRMGLDPALMSTPFITTCTDVAGTLIYLKTAGWLLVHLPQLVQATGISTHFFAFAVF, translated from the coding sequence ATGACGGAGGCATCGGGGCTGAGCAGTGCTGGCGTGAGCGTAGAGCCCGACTTGCTGGCCGAGGCGGTGTCCCATGAGCTCGCCGCGATCCTCCAGGCGGGCAATTACGACGCGGTGAAGCTGCTGCTGGAACCGGTGCAGCCGGTGGACATTGCTGAAGCGATTGGCAATCTCCCTGCCAATTTGCAGGCCATTGCCTTTCGCCTGCTCAGCAAGGACGAAGCCATCAGTGTTTATGAGTACCTCGATACGGCCACCCAACAGAGCCTGCTGAGCCTGCTTCGTTCCGGTGAGATGCGTGAGGTGGTGGAGGAGATGTCACCGGATGATCGTGCCCGGTTGTTTGAGGAGCTGCCGGCCAAGGTGGTGCGTCAGTTGCTCACTGAGCTCAGTCCCGATGAGCGCAAGGTGACCGCTGAGTTGCTGGGATACCGCGCGGAGACGGCCGGTCGCTTGATGACGACCGAGTACATCGCCTTCAAGGAAAACCAGACTGCTGGCGTTGCGCTGGAGATCGTGCGGCGTCGTGCCCGCGACACCGAGACGATTTATTCCCTTTATGTGACGGACGCCGAGCGACGCCTTACTGGGATCCTGTCGCTGCGGGATCTGGTGACGGCAGATCCCCAGGCCCGCATCGGTGATGTGATGACCGAGGAGGTGCTCAGCGTCAGCACCGACACGGATCAGGAGAAGGTGGCCCGCACGATCCAGCGCTACGACTTCCTCGCCGTGCCCGTGGTGGACCTGGAACAGCGTCTGGTGGGGATCGTCACGGTGGACGATGTGATCGACGTGATCGAGCAGGAGGCCACCCGTGATCTCTACGCCGCCGGTGCGGTTCAGGCCGGCGATGACGACGATTACTTCAGCAGCAACCTGTTCACCGTTGCCCGGCGCCGCGTGGTTTGGCTTGCGGTGCTGGTGCTGGCCAGCTTCTTCACCTCGGAAGTGATCGCCGCTAATGAAGACGTTCTGCAGCGGGTGGTCTTGCTGGCGGCGTTCATCCCCCTGCTGGGTGGCACCGGCGGCAACGTGGGGGCCCAGAGCTCCACAGTGGTGATCCGTGGTTTGAGCACCCAGAGCATCTCCAGCCTCGGACCCTTGCGGGCGATTGGCCGCGAAGCCATGGCCGGGGCGTTGCTGGGCGTGTTGATGATGCTGCTGGTGGTTCCCTTCGCTTGGTGGCGCGGGGAAAGCGCTTTGGTTGGCCTCTCGGTAGGGATGAGCTTGCTGGCGATCACCACCCTGGCGGCGACAGCCGGTGCAGCGTTTCCGCTGCTGTTTGACCGCATGGGTCTGGATCCGGCTCTGATGTCCACGCCCTTCATCACCACGTGCACCGACGTGGCTGGCACGTTGATCTACCTGAAGACGGCGGGGTGGCTGCTGGTCCACCTGCCGCAGCTGGTGCAAGCCACAGGTATTTCTACCCATTTCTTTGCTTTCGCCGTTTTCTGA
- a CDS encoding RpoD/SigA family RNA polymerase sigma factor: protein MAPAATAASKPKTSVKTAKAVTADVDLVRSYLRDIGRVPLLTHEQEITLGRQVQELMDLESLESELKSKAGEKPSRDQLAKASGLSSIQLKRKLQHGRRAKERMVAANLRLVVSVAKKYTKRNMELLDLIQEGTIGLVRGVEKFDPTRGYKFSTYAYWWIRQGITRAIAEKSRTIRLPIHITEMLNKLKKGQRELSQELGRTPTVTELAEFVELPEDDVKDLMCRARQPVSLEMKVGDGDDTELLELLSGDGDLPSDQVEEDCLKGDLRSLLGQLPHLQEQVLRMRYGMDGEDPMSLTGIGRILGMSRDRVRNLERDGLAGLRRVSDQVEAYVAC from the coding sequence ATGGCTCCGGCTGCGACCGCTGCTTCCAAGCCCAAAACCTCTGTGAAGACGGCAAAAGCCGTCACGGCTGACGTTGATCTGGTTCGTTCCTATCTGCGAGACATTGGCCGTGTGCCCCTTCTGACCCACGAGCAGGAGATCACCCTGGGACGGCAAGTCCAGGAACTGATGGATTTGGAGTCACTCGAGTCTGAGCTGAAGAGCAAGGCCGGTGAGAAGCCCAGTCGCGACCAGCTTGCCAAGGCCTCAGGTCTGTCCTCGATACAGCTGAAGCGCAAGCTTCAGCACGGTCGCCGCGCCAAGGAGCGGATGGTGGCTGCCAATCTCCGACTTGTGGTTAGCGTTGCAAAGAAATACACCAAACGGAACATGGAACTCCTGGACCTGATCCAGGAAGGAACCATCGGTTTGGTGCGCGGCGTCGAGAAGTTTGATCCCACCCGCGGTTACAAGTTCTCCACCTACGCCTATTGGTGGATTCGTCAGGGGATTACACGGGCTATCGCGGAAAAGAGCCGCACGATCCGGCTTCCGATCCACATCACCGAGATGCTGAACAAGCTCAAGAAGGGTCAGCGAGAGCTGAGCCAGGAGCTGGGACGCACACCCACCGTCACCGAGTTGGCTGAGTTCGTTGAGCTGCCTGAGGACGACGTCAAGGATCTGATGTGCCGTGCCCGTCAGCCCGTCAGTCTTGAAATGAAGGTTGGTGATGGTGACGACACTGAACTTCTTGAATTGCTTTCCGGAGATGGCGATTTGCCTAGCGATCAAGTGGAAGAGGACTGCTTGAAGGGTGATCTCCGCAGCCTGTTGGGGCAATTGCCTCACTTGCAGGAGCAGGTGTTGCGCATGCGTTACGGCATGGATGGGGAAGATCCGATGAGCCTCACGGGAATCGGTCGGATCCTGGGCATGAGCCGCGACCGTGTTCGCAACCTCGAGCGCGATGGTTTGGCCGGTCTGCGCCGGGTTAGTGATCAGGTGGAGGCCTACGTCGCCTGCTGA
- a CDS encoding alpha/beta fold hydrolase, which produces MGSPGCSGEASKGVSPSHNLWSWNERSIGWSLMGDPNAEVAVLLIHGFGANTNHWRFNQPVLAELLPTYAIDLLGFGRSDQPRARLKDESVSADAVHYGFDLWGQQVADFCRQVIDRPVRLVGNSIGGVVALRAAQLLGERCRGVVLIDCAQRLMDDKQLATQPAWMAWIRPLLKTMVRQRWLSTALFRNAARPGVIRSVLKQAYPSGANIDDDLVNLLFQPTQREGAAEAFRGFINLFDDYLAPQLMEELKLPVDLIWGELDPWEPIAEAERWAQTLNCVQSLSVVQNAGHCPHDEAPDKVNPVLQRLINKN; this is translated from the coding sequence ATGGGCTCGCCAGGATGCAGTGGCGAAGCAAGCAAAGGCGTGAGCCCAAGCCACAACCTCTGGAGCTGGAACGAGCGATCCATTGGCTGGAGCCTGATGGGCGACCCCAATGCCGAAGTGGCCGTGCTCCTGATTCATGGCTTCGGGGCCAACACCAATCACTGGCGTTTCAACCAACCGGTGCTGGCCGAACTGCTGCCCACCTACGCCATCGATCTGCTCGGTTTCGGGCGCAGCGATCAGCCTCGGGCTCGCTTGAAGGATGAGTCCGTTTCAGCGGATGCCGTTCATTACGGCTTTGATCTGTGGGGCCAACAGGTGGCTGACTTCTGCCGCCAAGTCATCGATCGCCCGGTGCGACTGGTGGGCAACTCGATTGGCGGGGTCGTTGCCCTGCGAGCCGCACAACTGCTGGGCGAGCGCTGCCGTGGCGTGGTGCTGATCGACTGCGCCCAGCGCTTGATGGACGACAAGCAACTGGCCACACAACCAGCCTGGATGGCCTGGATTCGGCCGCTGTTGAAAACAATGGTGCGGCAGCGTTGGCTCAGCACTGCGCTGTTCCGCAATGCAGCGCGGCCCGGCGTGATCCGCAGCGTGTTGAAGCAGGCCTATCCCAGTGGCGCCAACATCGACGACGACCTGGTGAATCTGTTGTTCCAACCCACCCAACGCGAAGGTGCCGCCGAAGCCTTTCGCGGATTCATCAATCTTTTCGACGATTACTTGGCACCACAACTGATGGAAGAGCTCAAGCTCCCCGTCGATCTGATCTGGGGCGAACTTGATCCCTGGGAGCCAATTGCTGAAGCCGAGCGCTGGGCCCAGACGCTGAACTGCGTTCAATCCCTGTCAGTGGTTCAAAACGCAGGCCACTGTCCCCACGACGAAGCACCGGATAAGGTCAATCCGGTGCTGCAAAGGCTGATCAACAAGAATTGA
- a CDS encoding AAA family ATPase, with translation MTPLPAPELLPLLEAVGRVLLGKEHQVRLAFNCLLVGGHLLIEDRPGMGKSTLAEALGRVFALAFKRVSFTSDLLPADLTGLNVFNPAEASFRFQPGPLFTQVLLADEINRASPRTQSALLEAMAAGRVSVDGVSNSLPEPFFVIATQNSLDQVGTSPLPEAQLDRFLMRLSLGFPDRASERALLCAGFDPTFDSSLPRLAPEALQLLQHCCSAQHCSELLIDYVLDLVEVSRQRHLGLSPRASQGLLAAARAWSLLDGRDHVVIDDVQAVLPAVVEHRLDAGCPARHGAPHSEALVQAVPTLR, from the coding sequence GTGACCCCCTTGCCTGCACCGGAGCTGTTGCCCTTGCTCGAGGCTGTCGGCCGGGTGCTGCTGGGCAAAGAGCACCAAGTGCGCCTGGCCTTCAATTGTTTGTTGGTCGGTGGTCATCTGCTGATTGAAGACCGCCCGGGGATGGGGAAATCGACCCTGGCTGAAGCCTTGGGTAGGGTCTTTGCCCTCGCCTTCAAGCGGGTGAGTTTCACTAGTGATCTGTTGCCGGCGGACCTCACGGGCTTGAACGTGTTCAATCCGGCGGAGGCCAGTTTCCGCTTTCAGCCCGGCCCGCTGTTCACGCAGGTGTTGCTGGCCGATGAGATCAATCGCGCCAGTCCTCGCACCCAGAGTGCCCTGCTTGAGGCGATGGCCGCTGGTCGCGTCAGCGTTGATGGCGTCAGCAATTCCTTGCCCGAGCCTTTTTTTGTGATCGCCACCCAGAACAGCCTCGATCAGGTGGGCACCAGCCCCTTGCCGGAGGCTCAGCTGGACCGTTTCTTGATGCGGCTGAGCCTGGGTTTTCCCGATCGTGCCTCTGAACGGGCGTTGCTTTGCGCTGGGTTTGATCCAACCTTCGATAGCTCACTGCCTCGGTTGGCTCCGGAGGCCCTGCAGCTCCTGCAGCACTGTTGTTCTGCCCAGCACTGCTCCGAGCTTCTGATCGACTACGTCCTTGACCTGGTGGAGGTCAGTCGTCAGAGGCATCTTGGTCTCTCTCCGCGGGCCAGTCAGGGCCTCTTGGCAGCTGCTCGCGCCTGGTCGCTGCTGGACGGCCGTGATCATGTGGTGATTGACGATGTTCAGGCCGTGTTGCCGGCGGTGGTGGAGCATCGCCTGGATGCCGGTTGTCCCGCTCGTCATGGCGCACCGCACAGTGAAGCCCTTGTTCAGGCCGTCCCGACCTTGCGCTGA
- a CDS encoding DUF3488 domain-containing protein, whose product MSGLSPELDPLSIAELALVDGSAARVLLPDAQPLPTDAYWRVLVHEQFDGRRWQHRDPPVPRGGLGESTVREGTSQWWVVEPSATRAVPWNGSALPTSPDQWITPEGELLVGAASRQRRSFRLQSAEKLAAWQQRPPLLGNGSRPLIPCPD is encoded by the coding sequence GTGTCTGGTCTGTCTCCGGAGCTGGATCCCCTCAGCATTGCTGAGCTGGCGCTGGTGGATGGCTCGGCAGCGCGGGTTTTGCTGCCGGATGCTCAACCCCTGCCGACGGATGCCTATTGGCGGGTGTTGGTGCATGAGCAGTTCGATGGCCGCCGCTGGCAGCACCGGGATCCTCCCGTTCCTCGGGGTGGGTTGGGTGAATCAACGGTTAGGGAAGGAACCAGCCAGTGGTGGGTCGTGGAGCCCTCAGCCACCAGGGCCGTCCCCTGGAATGGCTCTGCCTTGCCGACTTCCCCGGATCAGTGGATCACTCCGGAAGGAGAGCTGCTGGTTGGTGCTGCATCGCGCCAGCGCCGGTCCTTTCGCCTGCAGTCCGCCGAAAAGTTGGCGGCCTGGCAGCAGCGCCCCCCCCTCCTGGGGAACGGCAGTCGCCCCCTGATTCCTTGCCCAGACTGA
- a CDS encoding transglutaminase family protein has product MPGWACGATASGSSYLELRQSDAHAWVELWLEGEGWQRVDPTRWARNMGLPAAAVAAESGQRLEQKVPWWRWLQWQWWSLDLAWTRWWLSFDQASQQAWLQLLFGAQLQWLGVAIVVGGFAAVAAGWLLLRLVLQPRAPLAQSLRLLARRGVLPMKGESFPALCGRAARMHPDLAPLLQAMADQQQQLAHAPLTASQRPHHSRQWRQLRSRLAQQLR; this is encoded by the coding sequence ATACCAGGGTGGGCATGTGGTGCGACCGCTAGCGGCAGTTCATATCTGGAGTTGCGCCAGAGCGATGCCCATGCCTGGGTTGAGCTGTGGTTGGAAGGGGAAGGTTGGCAGCGGGTGGATCCCACCCGTTGGGCGAGAAATATGGGTTTGCCTGCTGCTGCAGTGGCTGCTGAGTCAGGGCAGCGGCTTGAGCAGAAGGTGCCCTGGTGGCGCTGGCTCCAATGGCAGTGGTGGAGCCTGGATCTGGCCTGGACGCGCTGGTGGTTGAGTTTCGATCAAGCCAGTCAGCAAGCCTGGCTGCAGCTTCTGTTTGGTGCGCAGCTGCAGTGGTTGGGTGTGGCGATTGTTGTGGGTGGCTTCGCGGCCGTTGCAGCTGGTTGGCTGTTGCTGCGGCTTGTACTCCAGCCTCGTGCCCCGCTGGCGCAGTCACTTCGCCTTCTGGCTCGTCGGGGTGTGCTCCCAATGAAGGGGGAAAGCTTTCCCGCTCTCTGTGGGCGAGCCGCGAGGATGCACCCCGATCTGGCCCCGCTGCTTCAGGCCATGGCGGATCAGCAACAGCAGCTTGCCCATGCCCCGCTCACCGCATCCCAGCGCCCGCACCATTCACGCCAGTGGCGGCAACTCCGCTCCAGGCTTGCTCAACAACTCCGTTGA